Proteins encoded by one window of Methanothermobacter thermautotrophicus:
- a CDS encoding glycosyltransferase family 2 protein yields MKGSDPIPETYIITPNLNGVSFLEAYFRSLLRQTYEDFRIVFIDNGSSDGSVDFIKSNFSEYLNDRIILIENRENLGFAASNNQGIRIALEDPHCRYVMCLNNDTEVLPDFIENLMVAAEESESVGSVQARMIWGQNRKLIDSAGLEYSKNGLGFNRGAYEPVENFDERARILGCCAGACLYRREALEDVEVDGEYFDEDFFAYYEDFDLALRLRSAGWDSLYAPDAIVYHHKGGTNPFVSDFTVYHNWRNYTWTFIKNMPADLLLRYLPLFVITEIIQVLLNIKRGKFIILRAKYDAYMGLRRVIRKRRAVKRVPESEIKEYLVMKWSVKVPSLPETE; encoded by the coding sequence ATCAAAGGAAGTGATCCTATACCAGAAACCTACATCATAACACCCAACCTCAACGGAGTATCCTTTCTTGAGGCATACTTCAGATCCCTTCTGAGACAGACCTACGAGGACTTCAGAATAGTGTTCATTGACAACGGCTCATCTGATGGTTCAGTGGACTTTATAAAGAGTAACTTCAGTGAATACCTCAATGACAGGATAATACTGATTGAAAACCGTGAGAATCTGGGATTCGCTGCATCAAACAATCAGGGAATCAGGATAGCGCTTGAGGATCCCCACTGCAGGTATGTGATGTGCCTCAATAATGACACGGAGGTTCTTCCAGATTTTATAGAGAATCTCATGGTGGCGGCGGAGGAGAGTGAAAGTGTGGGGAGTGTGCAGGCCAGGATGATCTGGGGACAGAACAGAAAACTTATAGATTCGGCTGGTCTTGAATACTCCAAGAATGGTCTTGGATTCAACAGGGGCGCATATGAACCCGTTGAAAATTTTGATGAAAGGGCCAGAATCCTGGGTTGCTGTGCCGGTGCCTGTCTCTACAGACGAGAAGCCCTTGAAGATGTTGAGGTCGATGGTGAATACTTTGATGAGGATTTCTTTGCATACTATGAGGACTTTGACCTGGCACTCAGACTCAGAAGCGCAGGATGGGATTCACTTTACGCCCCCGATGCCATCGTATACCACCACAAGGGGGGTACCAATCCCTTTGTAAGTGACTTCACAGTTTACCATAACTGGAGAAATTATACCTGGACCTTCATTAAGAACATGCCCGCTGATCTGCTTTTAAGGTATCTCCCCCTCTTTGTTATCACAGAAATCATCCAGGTCCTTCTGAATATAAAAAGAGGGAAATTCATCATTTTGAGGGCAAAATATGATGCCTACATGGGGCTGAGAAGGGTTATACGTAAAAGGAGGGCTGTGAAGAGGGTCCCTGAATCAGAAATTAAAGAGTACCTTGTAATGAAATGGTCCGTTAAAGTACCCTCCCTCCCGGAAACTGAATAG
- a CDS encoding glycosyltransferase family 4 protein, with the protein MKILIVSDFFVPHYNGGGERRYFEIARRLVERGHEVDVISMGIHGVGDYEEISGIRVHHLGPRIRKPPIRGPLEFIRFMAAVFRWVMTHDYDIIDAQTYAPLPPSFLASRIRGTPMVATIHDVSSAHGDQWLQSSGTAGLLERVLMRLPYDGVITVSRSTASALTDVHGRPPADIHIIPNGVDLELIDSVTPATGNYIIFVGRLAPHKHVDHIIEVFSKLVTDFPDLRLEIVGDGVERSRLKAMVDDFGVGESVTFHHNLSYREVISMIGGARVLVLPSTREGFGMVLAEAGACGVPAVAYRSGGVVEVIDDGENGFLVEPCDKEALHDRIKLLISDDELRDRMGSEGRKKVEEKFLWDNIVEGIERTYRFIIARKNR; encoded by the coding sequence ATGAAGATACTTATAGTCTCAGATTTCTTTGTACCACATTATAATGGGGGAGGGGAGAGGAGGTACTTTGAAATCGCCAGGAGACTCGTTGAGAGGGGTCATGAGGTTGATGTGATATCAATGGGGATCCATGGAGTCGGCGATTATGAGGAGATCAGCGGGATAAGGGTGCACCACCTGGGCCCAAGGATAAGAAAGCCGCCCATCAGGGGACCCCTTGAATTCATCAGGTTCATGGCTGCGGTTTTCAGGTGGGTGATGACCCATGACTATGACATCATTGATGCCCAGACCTACGCCCCCCTCCCACCATCATTCCTCGCCTCAAGGATCCGTGGAACACCCATGGTTGCAACCATCCATGATGTGAGTTCCGCCCATGGTGACCAGTGGCTGCAGTCATCAGGAACAGCCGGACTACTTGAGAGGGTCCTCATGAGGCTCCCCTATGATGGTGTGATCACCGTTAGCCGCAGCACGGCCTCAGCACTCACAGACGTCCATGGCAGACCCCCCGCGGATATCCACATCATCCCGAACGGCGTTGACCTTGAACTCATCGATTCCGTCACACCAGCAACCGGGAACTACATAATATTCGTTGGACGCCTCGCCCCCCACAAGCATGTGGATCACATCATAGAGGTCTTCAGTAAACTTGTCACAGATTTCCCTGACCTCAGACTCGAAATAGTAGGGGACGGGGTGGAGAGGTCTAGACTCAAAGCCATGGTCGATGATTTTGGGGTAGGGGAGTCAGTCACATTCCACCATAACCTCAGCTACCGTGAAGTCATATCCATGATAGGGGGGGCCAGGGTGCTTGTCCTCCCATCCACCAGGGAGGGTTTCGGGATGGTCCTTGCTGAGGCGGGTGCCTGTGGTGTGCCTGCTGTTGCCTACAGGTCCGGTGGAGTCGTTGAGGTCATAGATGACGGTGAAAACGGTTTCCTGGTTGAGCCCTGTGACAAGGAGGCCCTCCATGATAGGATAAAGCTTTTAATCTCTGATGATGAATTAAGGGACAGGATGGGGTCCGAGGGCCGGAAGAAGGTTGAGGAAAAATTCCTATGGGATAATATCGTTGAAGGAATCGAAAGGACCTACAGGTTCATCATTGCCCGGAAGAATAGATAG
- a CDS encoding PAS domain S-box protein, with amino-acid sequence MAGVFPVNPMAIISITAMVAALVSGVYIFAKNPESRFNRALLVFSALIAYLSLTDFGLSISESYMMADFWVRMGFLWPMVVPIIVHMVLLFTGRRTTRPLLAVIYVPAGVIAILELTTDLITAGPTMTAWGWTFRAAEDSIPYQISNIWGLLVAAAAIILVAWHWRSSSGPERTRVYYLLTGLTLPVLTGIITDLILPSAGIVVPSLTDPAAALGVSMIAYGVMRFRLPILSPLNAAMDIVRNMNSFLIITDPELNIHYVNPAAEGLTGCRAAELTGRRLTEILEFEDICKDSTIESRLRGGDGWIPVIVSAGHVHGSGGEHVGFLFTGSDMRPILEMEEKLRRREDRLVLLTEHMADGLGEFDREFNFRYLSPSVEKITGYGHEKLIGLSAMDFLDYLHPDDRDNVKNLIITGGEAHRATFRIRRPDGNYRWVEYVDRPIRTDGDIEGYVFGLRDIHEHKMAEEALIVSKEKFRELFRNMRSGIIVVEYDGKGFRVKSMNPAAEEMEGVSCAAIRGMDLPRALPGIWNSAIRKALLEIMETGEAIHCPEVRCGEAWFDVHLYQLSTGEVVIICTDITMRKEYEDRLRSSLREKEALLREVHHRVKNNFQIVSSLINLQMADVEDPAPLRDLQSRVQSMALVHELLYESEDLTSIDMGRYLERLTSSILDSYHGGGIDLEVESVT; translated from the coding sequence ATGGCAGGGGTTTTTCCTGTGAATCCAATGGCCATCATATCCATCACAGCCATGGTGGCTGCCCTTGTATCAGGGGTTTACATATTCGCCAAGAACCCTGAAAGCAGATTTAACAGAGCACTACTTGTTTTCTCAGCCCTTATAGCCTACCTCTCACTCACAGACTTCGGACTTTCCATTTCAGAGTCCTACATGATGGCGGACTTCTGGGTGAGGATGGGATTCCTGTGGCCCATGGTGGTACCGATCATAGTGCACATGGTCCTCCTCTTCACAGGTAGAAGGACCACCAGGCCACTCCTTGCAGTTATATATGTACCTGCAGGGGTGATTGCGATCCTTGAACTCACAACAGATCTCATAACAGCAGGACCCACCATGACTGCATGGGGGTGGACCTTCAGGGCTGCAGAGGATTCAATCCCCTACCAGATCTCAAACATCTGGGGATTACTTGTGGCAGCAGCCGCCATAATACTTGTGGCCTGGCACTGGAGGTCATCATCGGGTCCAGAGAGGACACGGGTCTACTACCTCCTCACAGGCCTCACCTTACCTGTCCTGACGGGCATCATTACAGACCTCATCCTCCCCTCAGCAGGTATTGTGGTCCCATCACTCACAGACCCTGCAGCTGCACTTGGGGTTTCCATGATAGCCTATGGTGTCATGAGGTTCCGTTTACCAATCCTGAGTCCTTTAAACGCTGCCATGGACATTGTGAGGAATATGAACAGCTTTCTCATAATCACCGATCCTGAACTGAATATACACTACGTCAATCCAGCCGCTGAGGGGCTGACAGGTTGCAGGGCAGCTGAACTCACAGGGAGGAGGCTGACTGAGATCCTTGAATTTGAGGACATCTGCAAAGACTCAACCATTGAGTCCCGGCTTCGGGGTGGAGATGGATGGATACCTGTCATCGTATCAGCGGGCCATGTGCATGGATCCGGGGGTGAACATGTGGGCTTCCTCTTCACGGGTTCAGATATGAGGCCCATCCTTGAGATGGAGGAAAAGCTCAGGAGGAGGGAGGATCGACTGGTCCTGCTGACAGAACACATGGCTGATGGTCTTGGAGAATTCGACAGGGAATTCAATTTCAGGTACCTCAGCCCATCTGTAGAGAAGATAACAGGCTACGGCCATGAGAAGCTTATAGGCCTCTCAGCCATGGACTTCCTTGACTATCTGCACCCTGATGACAGGGATAATGTTAAAAACCTCATAATTACCGGGGGGGAAGCTCACAGGGCAACCTTCAGGATAAGGAGGCCGGATGGAAACTACAGGTGGGTGGAATACGTTGACAGACCAATCCGCACAGATGGGGACATTGAGGGCTACGTCTTCGGTTTGAGGGATATACATGAACATAAAATGGCCGAGGAGGCCCTTATTGTCAGCAAGGAGAAATTCAGGGAACTCTTCAGGAACATGAGGAGCGGCATAATTGTTGTTGAGTATGATGGAAAGGGGTTCCGGGTTAAATCCATGAACCCGGCAGCCGAGGAGATGGAGGGCGTCTCATGCGCAGCTATAAGGGGAATGGATCTTCCCAGGGCACTTCCAGGGATCTGGAACTCAGCCATCAGGAAAGCCCTCCTTGAGATCATGGAGACGGGTGAGGCCATCCACTGCCCGGAGGTGAGGTGTGGTGAGGCATGGTTTGATGTCCACCTCTACCAGCTATCAACCGGGGAGGTGGTCATAATATGCACCGACATAACCATGAGGAAGGAGTATGAGGACAGGCTCAGATCATCCCTCAGGGAGAAGGAGGCCCTCCTGAGGGAGGTACACCACAGGGTCAAGAACAACTTCCAGATAGTTTCAAGCCTGATAAATCTCCAGATGGCGGATGTTGAGGATCCAGCGCCCCTCAGAGACCTCCAGAGCAGGGTCCAGTCAATGGCACTTGTGCATGAACTGCTCTATGAGTCAGAGGACCTCACAAGTATCGATATGGGGCGCTACCTTGAGAGACTCACATCCTCCATACTTGACAGCTACCATGGAGGGGGAATAGACCTTGAGGTTGAGTCGGTGACGTAA
- a CDS encoding sensor histidine kinase — protein sequence MTNSVKHAFTSSGRITIELKEDGGEFTLTVADNGVGLPLGFVPGESDSLGLRLVAGLVDQIDGTLETLGRDEGAEFRITFRVVHYRPRI from the coding sequence ATCACAAACTCTGTTAAGCATGCCTTCACATCATCAGGCAGGATCACCATAGAACTGAAGGAGGATGGGGGTGAATTCACACTCACAGTCGCAGATAATGGGGTTGGTCTTCCCCTGGGATTTGTACCGGGGGAGTCGGATTCCCTGGGGCTCAGGCTCGTGGCGGGCCTCGTGGATCAGATAGATGGGACCCTGGAGACCCTTGGCAGGGATGAGGGTGCTGAGTTCAGGATAACCTTTAGGGTTGTACACTACAGGCCGAGGATATGA
- a CDS encoding MnmC family methyltransferase, whose amino-acid sequence MALTPRGDVLREVMDHLEGGALDSVNRRRELWRSISDKFIRTDDGSYTLKSEAGEAMHTRVGAMTEAIEKFVKPTVSGIRGDLRVLDLCSGLGYNTAALLEFTEASSITVDMVEISVATMATALIVPSPNPAHKIVKAAYEDFLLSEGLLSLITSPPPPRGIELRVHCGDARAVVPGLDEGYYDAVFLDAFSPGVAPELYTVEFISLLAGVLKEGGILATYTSAAPMRSALIEAGFHVGQGPVFGRKSGGTLASLDPGMIREPLDWRDERMIALSDAGIPYRDPELSADAIEIMERRRAERMSARGVTRISSAVKTPLYLGSERLEGGTGRRVRRNLTRFGIDDPSGPEALYIICPQMEECVCGCGEYRPGNSRERILSMRRRLMDLVNLRHLA is encoded by the coding sequence ATGGCACTTACACCAAGAGGGGACGTCCTCAGGGAAGTCATGGATCACCTTGAAGGTGGGGCCCTGGATTCTGTGAACAGAAGGAGGGAGCTGTGGAGGTCAATCTCGGATAAATTCATAAGAACTGATGACGGATCCTACACCCTTAAATCTGAGGCCGGGGAGGCCATGCACACCAGGGTGGGGGCCATGACAGAGGCCATCGAGAAATTTGTAAAACCAACGGTTTCAGGGATCAGAGGCGACTTAAGGGTCCTGGACCTCTGCTCAGGCCTCGGATACAACACAGCCGCCCTCCTTGAGTTCACTGAGGCTTCCAGTATCACCGTTGACATGGTGGAGATCTCAGTCGCGACCATGGCCACAGCCCTGATCGTACCATCACCCAATCCAGCCCATAAAATTGTTAAGGCGGCATACGAGGACTTCCTGTTATCTGAGGGCTTACTCTCCCTAATAACCTCACCTCCACCACCCAGGGGCATCGAGCTGAGGGTTCACTGCGGTGATGCAAGGGCAGTGGTGCCTGGACTTGATGAGGGATACTATGACGCCGTCTTCCTGGACGCATTCAGTCCAGGGGTGGCTCCTGAACTCTACACGGTGGAATTCATCTCACTCCTCGCGGGGGTCCTTAAGGAGGGGGGAATACTTGCAACCTACACCTCTGCAGCCCCCATGAGGTCAGCCCTTATTGAGGCAGGGTTCCATGTGGGTCAGGGACCTGTGTTCGGGAGAAAATCAGGGGGAACACTGGCCTCCCTGGATCCAGGGATGATCAGAGAGCCACTTGACTGGAGGGATGAACGTATGATAGCCCTCAGTGACGCGGGGATACCCTACAGGGACCCGGAACTGTCTGCTGATGCCATTGAAATAATGGAGAGGCGGAGGGCCGAGAGGATGTCTGCCAGGGGAGTTACAAGGATATCCTCAGCGGTTAAAACACCACTGTACCTGGGCTCAGAGAGGTTGGAGGGGGGAACCGGGAGACGTGTCCGGAGAAACCTCACCCGGTTTGGAATAGATGACCCTTCAGGTCCGGAGGCGCTATACATCATCTGCCCCCAGATGGAGGAGTGTGTATGTGGCTGTGGGGAGTATAGACCAGGCAACTCAAGGGAGAGGATACTCTCAATGAGGAGGAGGCTGATGGACCTGGTTAACCTGCGACACCTTGCCTGA
- the tgtA gene encoding tRNA guanosine(15) transglycosylase TgtA produces the protein MFEIKAKDGLGRTGILKTEHGIVRTPALMPVIHPGKQTIDVKGSGAEMVITNAYIIYRNPELKEKALKDGVHRLIDFNGPIMTDSGSFQLSEYGDIEVENHEIIRFQDEIGTDIGTSLDIPTPPGVSHRRALEEVEVTLERARESIEYRERMMLNAVVQGSTHPDLRSYCASRLAELPVELHPIGAVVPLMESYRYRELVDAVLSSVSELPPSRPRHLMGAGHPMLFALAVSMGCDLFDSAAYILYAEDDRLLSTEGTYKLENLQEMPCSCSVCTDYTPSELMGMDREDRRNLIAEHNLHVSFAEIRKVRQAIHDGSLMELVEERCRAHPRLLEGYRRMSEYVDLIEKFEPRSKRSAFFYTGPESLGRVEVQRHLKKVREGLGEKIALVAPSRRPYSSSLPDRLEGFRSLRPMEGGDWSVVVVDLPFGLIPLELDQVYPLAQSDAPGIMDLDGEEFLRGLVLDLIDLGAVIDEKLCSELGIELPHIYTGEVETTVEDLDRVRMVADYQFGRGAGELLFTDDVRIERSRNTGKIRHIYAGDELICTMRASDGLLVLGAEGAVRLHQGTTYPAFRVVVNEESEPFARRGKSVFAKFIIDCDNNIRANDEVLIVNADDELLATGKALLCAGEMMDLNHGQAVKTRKGGF, from the coding sequence ATGTTTGAGATAAAAGCAAAGGACGGCCTTGGAAGGACAGGGATACTTAAGACAGAGCACGGTATCGTCAGGACACCCGCGCTGATGCCTGTAATACATCCAGGTAAACAGACCATCGATGTTAAGGGGTCTGGAGCCGAGATGGTGATAACCAATGCATACATAATCTACAGGAACCCTGAACTGAAGGAGAAGGCACTTAAAGATGGGGTGCACAGACTCATAGACTTCAATGGCCCCATAATGACAGATTCAGGTTCATTCCAGCTATCAGAGTACGGAGACATTGAGGTGGAGAACCATGAGATAATACGTTTCCAGGATGAGATAGGCACAGACATAGGCACATCACTGGACATACCAACACCCCCAGGTGTCAGCCACAGGAGGGCCCTGGAGGAGGTGGAGGTCACCCTTGAGAGGGCCAGGGAGTCCATTGAGTACAGGGAGAGAATGATGCTTAACGCAGTTGTACAGGGTTCAACACACCCGGACCTGAGGAGTTACTGCGCATCTCGCCTGGCTGAGCTGCCGGTGGAACTCCACCCCATCGGTGCGGTGGTGCCACTCATGGAGTCCTACCGTTACAGGGAACTCGTCGATGCAGTGCTTTCATCTGTATCTGAGCTACCACCCTCAAGGCCAAGGCACCTCATGGGGGCAGGTCACCCGATGCTGTTTGCCCTGGCAGTCTCAATGGGCTGCGACCTCTTTGATTCGGCAGCCTACATACTCTATGCAGAGGACGACCGTCTTCTCAGCACCGAGGGAACATACAAACTCGAGAACCTCCAGGAGATGCCATGTTCCTGCAGTGTCTGCACCGATTACACACCATCAGAGCTCATGGGGATGGACAGGGAGGATCGCAGGAACCTTATAGCAGAACACAACCTCCATGTGAGCTTCGCAGAGATAAGGAAGGTCCGCCAGGCAATCCACGACGGAAGCCTCATGGAGCTAGTTGAAGAGCGCTGCAGGGCACACCCCCGCCTTCTGGAGGGCTACAGGCGCATGTCAGAGTACGTGGATCTCATTGAAAAATTTGAGCCGAGATCCAAGAGGTCAGCATTCTTCTACACAGGTCCAGAGTCACTGGGTCGAGTGGAGGTCCAAAGACACCTTAAAAAAGTCAGGGAAGGTCTTGGGGAGAAAATAGCCCTCGTCGCCCCATCGAGGAGGCCCTACTCATCCAGCCTGCCTGATAGGCTTGAGGGCTTCCGTTCACTTAGACCCATGGAAGGAGGGGACTGGAGTGTCGTGGTGGTTGATCTCCCCTTTGGCCTCATCCCCCTTGAACTTGACCAGGTATACCCCCTGGCCCAGAGCGATGCACCTGGTATAATGGACCTTGATGGGGAGGAGTTCCTCAGGGGGCTTGTCCTGGACCTAATTGATCTGGGTGCAGTGATAGATGAGAAACTCTGCAGTGAACTTGGAATTGAGCTCCCCCACATTTACACAGGTGAAGTTGAAACCACAGTTGAAGATCTGGACCGTGTCAGGATGGTGGCAGACTACCAGTTCGGCAGGGGTGCTGGTGAACTCCTCTTCACAGATGATGTGAGGATTGAGAGGAGCCGCAACACAGGTAAGATAAGGCACATATATGCAGGGGATGAGCTCATCTGCACCATGAGGGCATCAGATGGTCTCCTGGTCCTTGGAGCGGAGGGGGCGGTCAGGCTCCACCAGGGGACCACCTACCCGGCATTCAGGGTGGTTGTAAATGAGGAGTCTGAGCCCTTTGCAAGGAGGGGTAAAAGTGTTTTTGCAAAGTTTATAATAGACTGCGACAATAATATAAGGGCCAACGATGAAGTTTTAATTGTTAACGCTGATGATGAACTTCTGGCCACAGGTAAGGCCCTCCTCTGTGCCGGGGAGATGATGGACCTCAACCATGGCCAGGCAGTTAAAACCAGGAAAGGAGGATTTTAA
- a CDS encoding nascent polypeptide-associated complex protein produces the protein MIPGMGMNPKQLKQMQRAMKQMGMDMKDLRGVEEVVIKLKRKEIIIKNPKVNVMEFMGQKTYQVTGKARERSLEAEMEIPEDDIELVMNQTGASREDATRALQETGGDLAEAIMRLS, from the coding sequence TTGATACCGGGTATGGGAATGAACCCAAAGCAGCTGAAACAGATGCAGAGGGCCATGAAGCAGATGGGAATGGATATGAAGGATCTTCGTGGTGTTGAAGAGGTTGTTATCAAACTAAAGAGGAAGGAGATCATCATAAAAAACCCTAAGGTTAATGTCATGGAGTTCATGGGACAGAAGACGTACCAGGTGACTGGTAAGGCCCGTGAGAGGTCCCTTGAAGCTGAAATGGAGATACCCGAGGATGACATTGAACTTGTCATGAACCAGACAGGTGCAAGCAGGGAGGACGCCACAAGGGCCCTCCAGGAGACAGGGGGGGACCTTGCAGAGGCCATCATGAGGTTGAGCTGA
- a CDS encoding metallophosphoesterase, whose amino-acid sequence MVLIAHISDLHVGAPNFKEDILLEAIRQINKLKPDATVITGDLTDNGYYLEFLQAAEYLSDLKGPHIFVPGNHDARHVGNETFEDVFRYRRGTFVMDGLTIIGLDSSEPDLDYGKIGRSQQIWMEEELDRASSRGHIRVIALHHHIIPVPKTGRERNVLADAGDILQSIISKGADLVISGHKHVPHVWRLEDTFFVTAGTVSSLKLRGKDINSYNTYYID is encoded by the coding sequence ATGGTCCTTATAGCCCATATCTCGGACCTGCATGTGGGCGCACCCAACTTCAAGGAGGACATACTCCTTGAGGCCATAAGACAGATCAACAAACTCAAACCAGATGCAACCGTCATAACAGGGGACCTCACAGATAACGGCTACTACCTTGAATTCCTTCAGGCAGCAGAGTACCTGAGCGACCTTAAGGGGCCCCACATATTTGTACCTGGAAATCATGATGCCAGGCACGTGGGCAATGAGACCTTCGAGGATGTCTTCAGGTACCGGAGGGGGACCTTTGTGATGGACGGCCTCACCATCATAGGACTTGACAGCAGCGAACCAGACCTGGATTACGGGAAGATAGGGAGGTCCCAGCAGATCTGGATGGAGGAGGAACTTGACAGGGCATCCTCTAGGGGGCACATAAGGGTTATAGCCCTCCATCACCACATAATCCCGGTGCCCAAGACAGGGCGTGAGAGGAACGTCCTTGCAGATGCCGGTGACATACTCCAGTCCATAATCAGCAAGGGGGCTGACCTGGTCATATCTGGCCACAAGCATGTCCCCCACGTCTGGAGGCTTGAGGACACCTTCTTTGTAACTGCGGGGACGGTCTCATCCCTTAAACTGAGGGGTAAAGATATTAACTCATACAATACATATTACATTGATTAG
- a CDS encoding Zc3h12a-like ribonuclease — MRVIIDASNVAHSRKNDEEKPCLENILSAAEELEKLGYEPVIIADASLRHEIDDKEQFRKLLEEGKFQQVPSGTSADHFILKMAEEEDAKILSNDVFRDYKDEFQDINSRRIPYTFRDDRILIGTSGKPKKVKNILQKICNEALREFERKRIDAYKVKRGKKLSGIAIAKEAIDRISRSQEEGLEPKLEGIFMKLPLFEKFMSMVEEVERTSNYIIFVLVHPKDYRDAVKYAGNIAVTVGDRLKLEHAPLVAVRNDLFLKPGTFELNIMYSEDVMEEAPYNVNITINDHDYSFVKKNSRNIASTIAARIGSWRFPIVSVKPSMLLEKPGEFEVVLEKGGND, encoded by the coding sequence TTGAGGGTAATTATAGATGCATCGAACGTCGCCCATTCACGGAAGAATGATGAGGAGAAGCCATGCCTAGAGAACATACTTTCAGCGGCAGAGGAACTTGAGAAACTTGGCTACGAACCGGTTATAATCGCCGATGCATCCCTGCGACATGAGATAGATGATAAGGAGCAGTTCAGGAAGCTCCTGGAGGAGGGTAAATTCCAGCAGGTCCCCTCAGGTACCAGCGCAGACCACTTCATACTGAAGATGGCTGAGGAGGAGGATGCCAAGATACTCTCAAATGATGTTTTCAGGGACTACAAGGACGAGTTCCAGGATATAAACAGCAGGAGGATACCCTACACCTTCAGGGATGATAGGATCCTCATCGGGACCTCCGGGAAACCAAAGAAGGTAAAGAACATACTTCAGAAGATCTGCAACGAGGCCCTCAGGGAATTCGAGAGGAAGAGGATAGACGCATATAAGGTTAAACGTGGCAAGAAACTCAGCGGTATAGCCATAGCCAAGGAGGCAATAGACAGGATAAGCCGGAGCCAGGAGGAGGGCCTTGAACCCAAACTTGAGGGCATATTCATGAAGCTGCCCCTCTTCGAGAAGTTCATGAGCATGGTTGAGGAGGTTGAGAGGACCAGCAACTACATAATATTCGTCCTTGTGCATCCAAAGGATTACCGTGATGCCGTTAAGTACGCCGGGAACATTGCAGTCACCGTCGGGGACAGGCTGAAACTTGAGCACGCCCCCCTGGTGGCTGTCAGGAATGACCTGTTCCTTAAACCAGGCACCTTTGAGCTCAACATAATGTACTCGGAGGACGTCATGGAGGAGGCCCCCTACAATGTTAACATAACAATAAATGATCATGATTACAGCTTCGTTAAGAAGAACTCAAGGAACATAGCGAGCACCATAGCGGCAAGGATAGGTTCATGGAGGTTCCCCATAGTATCCGTTAAACCGAGCATGCTACTTGAGAAGCCAGGGGAATTCGAGGTAGTCCTTGAGAAGGGAGGCAATGATTGA